Proteins encoded by one window of Streptomyces sp. NBC_01571:
- a CDS encoding ATP-binding protein, with the protein MGQTADDDDRMSLVSDVISVSEAFEGSEEIAAARDLARSFLTGVQAVHGLPVSGRAMGMVQLVVSELVTNARKYAPGPCLLTMQVQDGAIEVTVWDSSTDLPAVLPPDPDRVGQHGLEIVMAVCQSFRFHREPVGKRITAAIVLADDPGGDAAGRLL; encoded by the coding sequence ATGGGCCAGACGGCAGACGATGACGACCGAATGTCGCTGGTCAGCGACGTCATTTCGGTGTCCGAAGCGTTCGAGGGCAGTGAAGAGATCGCTGCCGCTCGCGATCTGGCTCGGTCCTTCCTGACGGGCGTGCAGGCGGTTCACGGACTTCCCGTGTCCGGCCGCGCGATGGGCATGGTGCAGCTGGTGGTCAGCGAGCTGGTGACCAACGCCCGCAAGTACGCGCCCGGTCCGTGTCTGCTGACGATGCAGGTCCAGGACGGCGCCATCGAGGTGACCGTCTGGGACAGCAGCACTGACCTGCCCGCGGTCCTCCCGCCGGACCCTGACAGGGTCGGACAGCACGGACTGGAGATCGTGATGGCCGTCTGCCAGAGCTTTCGGTTTCATCGGGAACCGGTGGGCAAGCGAATCACCGCGGCTATCGTGCTGGCCGACGATCCGGGCGGGGACGCGGCCGGTCGCCTGCTGTGA